GGACGTGGACCTGGTGGAGGGCACCCTCATCGTGCGCCGGGCATGGACCGCCCTAGGGGGCAAGGGCATCCTCACCGAGCCCAAGACCCCGCACTCTCGGAGGACCCTGCCCCTACCCAAGGCCACCCTGGAACGGCTAAAGGCCAGGTGGGAGGAGCTGGTGGCCAAGGGGGCGCGCCCCAGGGACCTGAGGGAGGCATGGCTATTCCCTAGCCCCAAGGACCCTGGTCAGCCCCTCAACCCCCACACCCTGGCCCACGCCCTGAGGAAGATGGTCGCCCGGCTAGGCATCCCACCCCTCCGGGTCCATGACCTCCGGCACTCCTACGGGTCCCTGCTCCTGGCCAACGGGGCCCCCCTAGAGCTGGTGAGTGAGCGGCTGGGCCACGCTAACCCCAGCATCACCCTCAACGTCTACCGCCACCTCCTGGCCCGCGAGAGGGCGGCGTGGGT
The genomic region above belongs to Thermus sediminis and contains:
- a CDS encoding tyrosine-type recombinase/integrase translates to MANYRRELGYLLPYLGPKRLQDIKPMDIRQALDRMAAQGLGTWARSKALTHLRAIFKEALALELVHRDPTAAIRLEGSTRARAGRTLEPGEATLLLRAFDSWPTWEVGMALRLCLAMELRVGEALGLRWEDVDLVEGTLIVRRAWTALGGKGILTEPKTPHSRRTLPLPKATLERLKARWEELVAKGARPRDLREAWLFPSPKDPGQPLNPHTLAHALRKMVARLGIPPLRVHDLRHSYGSLLLANGAPLELVSERLGHANPSITLNVYRHLLARERAAWVVDPEDLIHRPTAQA